One window of Gemmatimonas sp. UBA7669 genomic DNA carries:
- a CDS encoding alkaline phosphatase PhoX, giving the protein MRSTFLRTSLLTAMSGLTLAACGDDNDSLATPTPAPTPVALKNQSVTPALLKSLVPGVEIYSLISSDDQLAGSPSFVFGGSADGTGFMRNSDGSFTALVNHEDNFAVSRIRFDKDLKPISGDYVVNSTAGRYRLCSATLATVEEHGFSAFITAGESSEESEILAVDPSGPANTPKYLSAFGRFNTENAVPLPKVAYPNRTVVLIGDDDSGAEGGQVAMYLSNTVGDLDNGNLYVLARTDNNTRERDMVVGQSYPVQFRQIQNQKTLTGRQINQAGATLNAIRFARVEDVDYRKGSAENNREIYFVATGQNNTGVNADYSRTKYGRAYRLRLDPANPLQGTLEVIADGDDKSPTNAARLFQNLDNVYVGQNYVYLQEDDNGYGDETHDAYIYQYNIATRELKPVLELDHRRTQADAALYNAVNARPAGKAGWEYGAMIDVSSQLGQDNTFIVALQPHSWRADKYRGVDGGTLRPNENQASMLVVVKGLPR; this is encoded by the coding sequence ATGCGCTCCACCTTTCTACGCACGTCGCTCCTCACCGCCATGAGCGGGCTGACGCTGGCCGCTTGCGGCGACGACAACGACAGCCTGGCCACGCCGACGCCGGCACCGACGCCGGTAGCCCTCAAGAATCAGTCGGTCACGCCGGCGCTGCTCAAGTCGCTCGTGCCGGGCGTGGAGATCTACAGCCTCATCAGCTCAGACGACCAGCTCGCCGGTTCGCCTTCGTTCGTGTTTGGCGGTTCGGCCGACGGTACGGGCTTCATGCGCAACAGCGACGGCTCGTTCACCGCACTGGTGAATCACGAAGACAACTTCGCGGTATCGCGCATTCGCTTCGACAAGGATCTCAAGCCCATCAGTGGCGACTACGTGGTGAACTCCACCGCTGGTCGCTACCGTCTCTGCTCGGCTACACTCGCCACCGTGGAAGAGCACGGCTTCAGCGCGTTCATCACCGCCGGCGAAAGCAGCGAAGAGTCGGAAATCCTTGCGGTTGATCCGTCGGGCCCGGCCAATACGCCCAAGTACCTCTCGGCCTTCGGTCGCTTCAACACCGAGAACGCCGTGCCGCTGCCCAAGGTGGCGTATCCGAACCGTACGGTCGTGCTGATCGGTGATGATGACTCGGGCGCCGAAGGTGGCCAGGTGGCCATGTATCTCTCGAACACCGTGGGAGATCTCGACAACGGCAACCTGTACGTGCTCGCGCGCACCGACAACAACACGCGTGAGCGCGACATGGTGGTGGGTCAGAGCTATCCGGTGCAGTTCCGTCAGATCCAGAACCAGAAGACGCTCACGGGTCGTCAGATCAATCAGGCCGGCGCGACGCTCAACGCCATTCGCTTTGCGCGCGTCGAAGACGTGGACTACCGCAAGGGCTCAGCGGAGAACAACCGCGAGATCTACTTCGTGGCCACGGGACAGAACAACACCGGCGTGAACGCAGACTACAGCCGTACCAAGTACGGCCGCGCGTATCGTTTGCGGCTGGACCCCGCGAATCCGCTGCAGGGCACCCTGGAGGTGATTGCGGACGGGGATGACAAGTCGCCAACCAACGCTGCGCGTCTCTTCCAGAACCTCGACAACGTGTACGTGGGCCAGAACTACGTCTACCTGCAGGAAGACGACAATGGCTACGGTGATGAGACGCACGACGCGTACATCTACCAGTACAACATCGCCACGCGTGAACTCAAGCCGGTGCTCGAGCTCGACCATCGACGCACGCAGGCCGACGCCGCGCTCTACAACGCGGTAAACGCCCGTCCCGCTGGCAAGGCGGGCTGGGAGTATGGTGCGATGATCGACGTGTCGTCGCAGCTTGGTCAGGACAACACCTTCATCGTGGCGCTGCAGCCGCACTCCTGGCGCGCCGACAAGTACCGCGGCGTGGATGGTGGTACGCTGCGTCCGAATGAAAATCAGGCCAGCATGCTCGTCGTCGTGAAGGGCCTGCCGCGCTGA